The region AGCCGCATTTTGTTAACATAAGTGAACGTTTTTGCTATCTATAGCAGCGAAATTTGCTGTATTAATTTAATACAAAAGCATTATGGATATCGCTATTATAGGAGCAGGAATTGGTGGACTAACAACCGCTTTAGCTCTAAAAAGAAGAAATATACCGTTTAAAGTTTATGAAGCTGCTGAAGAATTAAAACCTGTTGGAACAGGGATTATTCTGGGCATTAATGCCATGCAGGTATACCATCAGTTGCAGATAGAAAATAAGATATTGGCTGCCGGAAAGAAAGTAGACAGTATTAATGTAACCGATTTTAAATTATCTCCAATCACTGAAACCCTATTACTACCCTTCGAGCAAAAATTTGGTCACAAAAGTATTGCCATACATCGTGCCGAATTGCATCACATTCTGACAGACGAAGTAGGCAAAGAAAATATAGTTTTAAACAACAGACTTTCTAATGCTGTAAAAATTGATAATAAACACTATCAGCTAAGCTTTGAAAACGGAAATAAAGCAAATCATACTTTTATAATCGGAGCCGATGGCATTAATTCCAAAATCAGAAAAATATTTTTTCCGGATACTCAACTGAGAGATGCACATCAGATTTGTTTCCGGGGTGTTACCCGTTTTAATTTACCACCGATATATAAGAATGAGCTAATAGAGGGATGGGGACAAGGAAAAAGATTTGGTTTTGTCGAAATTTCAGAAGGCAATGTTTATTGGTATTTTCTGGTTAATCAGAATCTTTATCAAAAGCATAATGACCTAAATATTTATCTTCAGGATGCGCCGGAATTTGTAAGAGAAATGATTCTAAATACATCAAAAGAGAAATGGTTTACCGCTAATTTACAGGATCTGAAACCCATTACGGAATGGCAGAAAGACCGGGTAATATTACTGGGTGATGCAGCCCATGCTACTACGCCGAATATGGGACAAGGTGCCTGCCAGGCAATAGAGGACGCTTATGTTTTATTCAGATTATTGGAAAAGTACAATCCGGAGCAGGCTTTCGAAAGCTACCCTTCTATAAGAATAGAAAAAGCCCACCATATTGTAAATACCAGCTGGAAAATCGGAAAAACCTCACAATTAGAAAATCGGCTTCTGATGGGAATAAGAAATTTAATGCTGCGCAAAACACCGCAATCCACACAGACTAAAAATTTCGAACGTTTATTTACCTTAAATCATGTTAATTAAAATAATGAAAAAGACTGATCGGGGCTTCCGGTCAGTCTTTTATTTTATCTCTTCTCCACAGAAGAATTAAGTTTTTATTTTTCAGGCAACACCTAACTTCTTAGCGACAATAGCATTCATTATAATCTGGGCATGAACTCTGGAATTTTCTATAAACCACAAATGGGTATTTTTCCCACCACAAACTACACCTCCCAGATAAAGCCCTGGTACATTGGTTTCCATTGTATGATCATTATGATGCGGAACCAGGCTTTCTCCTTCTAATAAAACGCCCGCCTTACCAAGGAATTCAAAATCCGGTAAGTAACCCGTTAAAGCCAGTACAAAATCATTTTCGATTTCGCGAATATTACCATCTCCATCTCTGAAGATTACACTTCCCTCTTTAATTTCGGTTAGCTCAGCATTAAAATAAGCTTTAATACTGCCTTCAGCAATTCGGTTTTCAATATCAGGGCGTACCCAGTATTTTACTCTCCTTCCGATTTCCGGACCTCTGACAATCATCGTAACATCTCCGCCCTTGCGGTAAATTTCTAATGCAGCATCAACAGAAGAATTGCTTGCTCCTACCACGACAACTTTTTGTCTTGCATAAGGGTAAGGCTCGGAATAATAGTGTTTCACCTTAGATAGTTCCTCTCCTTTCACATGGATTCGGTTAGGTATATCATAAAAGCCCGTTGCCAGAATAACATTGCTTGCTATATATTCAGATTTGGAAGAAGTGACCTTAAATAATACACCTTCTTTTACTACATCTGTTACTTTTTCATAAAGACGGATATTGATATTTCTTTGTCTTGTAATTCCCTGATAATATTCCAGAGCTTCCTGTCTTCCAGGTTTCGGAGCTGTGGTAATAAACGGAACTCCGTCTATTTCCAGCCTGTCTGCCGACGAAAAGAAACGCATATACAACGGGTAATGATAAAGACTGTTGGCTATTGTTCCCTTTTCCAGAATAACATAGGAAAGTTTCTTTTTCTCTGCTTCCAATGCACAGGCCAATCCTATAGGGCCACCACCAATAATTACAAGGTCATAAATATTCATAAAGCAAAATTAAGGTAAAGCCTGAGTTACCTTACAGTAATTCTTATTAATTTTATCTGTTAACACATTAATATAACATGAATTTAGATTTGGTTTACAAACCTTAGTAAGGTTAATGATGAGTGCTGAATTAAACTTGACAAGCTTCTCACGAAATATCACCTCGTGTAAAACTCTAAAAATTTATTTCAAAAGGTATATTTACAATTCAATATCTTCCCATACAATTCCTCTGAAATGGAACTCTTCAATCATTTTTTTTCGTTCCTGCTGCATTGTTTCTATTTTCTGAAGCAGATTACTGATAATCTCTATCCCCGGCAGATTAACATCCAAATCATAGTGCCAGTTGGTAAAGCGTTCCAAAGCAGGAAGATCGGTATATGAAACATATTTAACCTCATTTTCTATCTGAAGATGCAGTAGACCTGAATCTTCTAAAGATTCTAAAAATGACATTTCTATATTGTAAAGCTTAATCAGTTCTTCGCGTGAAATTCTCTCTTCCATAACTTAAGATTTTTGCATTTCTTTTAGTAATTCTTTTTGTTTGTCTGTAAGATTCTTTGGTAACTGTACATTGAAAGTAACATACAAATCTCCGGACTGTCCTTCCTTTTTATACACAGGGAAACCCTTTCCTTTCAGCCTTACTGTTGAAGCATTGGCCGTTTCCGGTTTTACTTTCAGTTTTACACTTCCGTTTAAGGTTTTCACCTCAACATCTCCCCCTAGTAAAGCAGTATACATATCAATATTGACAGTTGTTTTCAGATCATCACCCGAACGTTTAAGATGACTATCTTCAGGAATAATAAATGTAATATACAGATCTCCGCTTGGTCCGCCATTATGACCTTCCATTCCATAGCCTTTCAGTTTTATCTGCTGACCGTCATAGACTCCTGCCGGAATTGTAATTCTTACTTTCTTACTATTTACATCCAGTGTACGCTGGTGTGTTTCGGCTGCTTCATGTAAAGAAAGCTGTAATTCTGCATGCAGATCCTGACCTTTGAATTTACCTGAGCTTCTTCCTCTGGATGATGAACTAAATCCACCTCCGCCACCTCCAAACATGGACTGGAAGAAATCCGAGAAATCTTCTCCATCACCAAAGTCAGCCCCGGAAAAACCTCCTGACGAGTAACTTCTTTGTGAATTTTGCTGTTGTTGTCTGACTTTTTCGTACTTCTCATATTCCTCACCATTTTTCCAGTGCTCACCATACTTGTCATACTTTGCCCGTTTCTCAGGGTCACTCAGCACTTCATTGGCTTCATTCAGTTCCTGAAATTTATGATGCGCCTCTTTATCATCCGGATTGAGATCCGGATGCATTTTTCTGGCAAGTTTCCGGTAAGCTTTTTTTATTTCATCCTGGGTCGCATTTTTATTGACTCCCAGAGTTTTATAATAATCAATAAACGCCATATAATATATGTTTTCTCAAATTTAATGAATATGAAAGAAAAGTATGGCCAATTATTTGTTAAAAAACAATCCTATTAATTTGTATTTTTACTTTTATATTTTTTCGGATGACAACAACTCAACACTCTTTCTGGCAGAGTTATTCCAATATTATTCTCCTTCTGATAGGTATTACTGTTGGCAGTATAATCGGTATTTTTTTTCCAAATGTTGTAAACTATCTTAAACCTGTCGGAGATATTTTTCTTAATCTGCTTTTCGTTACCGTTATTCCTTTGGTATTCTTTGCCATTGTAACTTCGGTTTCGGCTATTGAGCAAAAAGGCAAACTGGGGAAGATACTTTTTGCCATGATGTTTACTTTTCTGTGTTTTGTCATTATTGCTGCTATTTTCAGTATCGGAGCTGTATATCTTTTCCCTACTGCAAGACCTTCAACCAATGCAGCTGTAACAATTGCAGAAAACATTACCAGTACCGAAACATGGAGTGACCGAATTGTACGTTTCTTTACTGTTGGAGAATTTTATATGCTTCTTTCCCGGCAGAACATGCTGGCTATGCTGATATTTTCTTTCCTTTTGGGTATTGCTATCCGTAAATCTGCACCTGAAAAAACAGATACTTTCCGCAAGTTTATGGCAGGTGGAAACGAAGTAATGAAGGAATTATTAATATTAATTATGAAAGCCGCACCTATAGGACTTGGTGCTTACATCGCATACCAGGTCGGTACATTAGGACCTCAGCTTTTTGGATTCTATGCAAAACCTTTGGGTGTTTATTATGGAGCCGGAATCGTTTACTTCTTTGTATTTTTCACTTTGTATGCTTTTGTAGCTAACGGAACCAAAGGCATTAAACTTTTCTGGAAGAATAATATTGTACCTTCATTTACAGCCATCAGTACCTGCAGTAGTCTGGCAACTATGCCGGCTAATCTGGACGCTGCCAGAAAAATTGGGATCCCTGATTCGGTTGCTAATGTTGTAATCCCTATAGGTACAACCATTCATAAAAACGGATCATCCATTTCTTCTATTGTAAAAATATATGTAGCTTTTCTCTTATTAGGATGGGACTTCTTCGATTTCAACAATCTGGTTATAGCTTTAGGAATCACAGTCTTTGTAAGCGTTGTTGCGGGAGGTATCCCCAACGGAGGCTATATTGGCGAAATGCTGATGATATCCGCTTATAATCTTCCACAAGAAGCTATTCCGGCGGTTATTATTATTGGTACACTGGTAGATCCATTGGCTACAATACTTAATTCAACTGGAGATACTGTAGCAGCAATGGTCGTTACGCGACTGGTGGGAGAAAAATTTAATCCGCCAGTTGAAGAATAGGATTCCTGAGTTCAAAAATAAGATTATCCAGATTGTCCTCATCAGTACGCTCAGAATTCAGTATAAAATTATGTTTTAACAATAAACTTTTAGAAGCCTCATTGTATCGGCTTGTAAAAGCTTCGATCTTACCCAGACCAAGTGTTGAAAAACCATATTCAATTACTGCAACCAAAGCTTCTGACATTATTCCTTTTCCATGGTAAAGAGGCTTTAAATCATAGCCTATCTCTGCTGTCTTACGATCTGCGGATATTTTCCACAGACATATGCCTCCGATTAACTCAGGATTTTCTTTTTTACGAATAGCCCAGTTTATTGCACTTTTATTTTCATATCTATCTCTGGTCAACCGGATATAATCATAGGCCTGCTGAATATTCTGATCGGGCTCTCTTTTGATATAGCGTATTACTTCTTCATTAGACCGAAGAAATAATACGTTTTCTGCATCTGTGTCTTCAAGCTGATTTAGCAATAACCTGTTGGTAACTAATATTGGAAACATAAACCACTACTATTTTTATCTATTTTATAAAGTTTAAACAAAAATAACTATAATTTATCAACCATATCAAAAATAATTTTAAAACAAAAGACCATAAACTTGGTAAAACTTTTATTATTCGTTAATTTAGACTCCGAAATATATAAATGAAAAGAGTATGAATATGTACAAAAAAATTACGCTTTCTGCGTTAGTTATTTCGGCGCAATTCTGGTCGGCCCAGCAAACTTCACAGGAAAAGTTAAATCCTGTAGTTCAAAACATTGTAAATGAAGCTAATAATAATTCCCAGCTAGAGAATCTGGCTTTTGAATTATTAGATGTGATTGGTCCACGTTTGGTAGGCTCGCCTGCAATGAAGCAAGCTAACGATTGGGCTGTAGAAAAATATAAAAGCTGGGGAATCGATGCACAAAACCAACAGTTTGGCGAATGGGCTTCCTGGCAAAGAGGAATTACACAGGTAGAAATGACTTCACCGCGTGTAAAAAGTCTGGAATCTATGCAGTTGGCATGGTCTCCTGCTACCAAAAAAGCAATAGATGCTGAGGTGGTAATACTTCCTAAAGTGAATAATCCTTCCGAATTTGCGGAATGGTTAAAAGGAATTAAGGGTAAATTTGTATTAATGGCACAATATCAGAGATCTGGCCGCCCTGACTATCAAATAAAAGAATTTGCTACTCCGGAATTGTATGAGAAGTTTAAAGCACAAAGAGATAAAGATGCTGAAGATTTCAGAACCTTAATTAAAAATACAGGCTATGATAACAATACCCTTCCTGAAGCTTTAGAAAAAGCGGGTGCAGCTGGTATTGCTATTTCTAACTGGACTGGTATTATGGGAGCGAACAGAATTTTTGGAGCAAAAACCAAAAACATTCCAATGATAGATATTGCTGTAGAAGATTACGGAATGCTTTATCGTCTTGCTTTGAATGGTAAAAAACCAACCATCAAAGTAAATGCACAATCTAAAAACCTGGGAACAGCTAAGTCTTTCAATACCATTGCAAGAATTGAAGGAAAAGAAAAACCAAACGAATATGTAATACTTTCTGCTCACTTCGATTCGTGGGACGGAGCACAGGGGGCTACAGACAACGGAACAGGTACTATTACCATGATGGAGGCTGCAAGAATCCTTAAAAAATACTACCCTAACAACAAAAGAACTATTATTATAGGACATTGGGGAAGTGAAGAACAAGGACTAAACGGTTCCAGAGCATTTGTATTGGATAATCCTGAAATTATCAAAAATACACAGGTAGCATTTAATCAGGATAACGGAACAGGCCGTGTTGTTAATATTCAGGGACAAGGTTTTGTAGATTCTTATGATTACCTTACGCGTTGGATGACAGCTCTTCCTAAAAATGTGGGTAAACATATTGAAACTTCGTTTCCGGGAATGCCTGGTGGCGGTGGATCTGATCATGCATCTTTTGTAGCAGCTGGTGTACCGGGGATTTCATTAAGTTCTCTTAACTGGGGTTACTTTGGCTATACATGGCATACCAATAGAGATACTTATGACAAAATTATGTTTGATGAGGTAAAGAACAACGTTATTGCAGCTGCAGTTATGGCTTATATGGCTTCGGAAGAACCTGAGCTGGTAAGCAGACAGAAACGTACTATGCCTGCAGGACAAACCTGGCCTGAGGTAAAGGAACCTAAACGTAAAGGAACCAACTAAGCGTTAGTAAAAACAAGGTCTAAAAAACATCATAGGTCTTCGAAACCTATGATGTTTATATAAATAATACGATAAAAAAAAGTGAACCAGATAGTTCACTTTTTTTATATCTAATCATCATTTCTTTTTACGGGTTCCAGATTTTCCAGTTCTTCAGGAGTAAATAACCTATAATGTATTTTAAAAGTTTTCCCCAATGGTGTTTCCAGAGAAAATCCTCCCGGGCCAAAGCCGTCCAGAACATCTAGCGTAAAATGTGAATACTGCCAATATTCAAATAAATCTCTGTCTACCCAGAATTCATATTCTTTGATATGACCCAACAAAACATCATTCATCCTCGGAAAAAAACCTCCTTTTTCAAAACACTGAGGCTGAGTTCCTTCACAACATCCTCCGGCCTGGTAAAACATTAACGCACCATATTTTTCTTCTAACTCATTTACTACCGACAATGCTTTAGCTGTTATATCCAGTCTGGAAATCATAACCTATTTTAAATGCTTATCTGTTAATTTTGATTTCCTGCAATATCCAGAACTATTCTTCCGTCGATCTGGCCTTTTTTCATTTTATCAAAAACATCATTAATATCTTCCAATTTTGCTGAAGTTACTGTAGCTTTTACCAAGCCTTCATTGGCAAAGTCCAATGCCTCCTGCAAATCTTTTCTTGTTCCTACAATAGAGCCTCTTACTGTAATCCTCTTTAGTACCGTTTCAAAAATTGGCAATTCAAATGATCCCGGAGGAAGCCCATTCAGCGCAATAGTTCCTTTTCTTCTGAGCACATCGATTCCTTGTTTAAAGGCAATTGGAGAAACAGCTGTTATCAAAGCCCCATGCATTCCACCCACTTCTTTATGCAAATAGGTACCCGGATCGGTTGTTTTTGCATTTACTGTAAGATCTGCTCCTAGCTTTTTTGCAAGCTCCAGTTTATCATCTGCAACATCTATAGCTGCGACATGCATCCCCATTGCCTTTGCATACTGTACGGCAACATGTCCTAATCCGCCAATTCCGGAAATCGCAACCCATTCACCAGGTTTGGTTTCTGTTTCTTTTAATCCTTTATAGACAGTAACACCTGCACACAAAATTGGCGCAATCTCTAGAAAATTGACATTAGATTTCAGATGTCCCACATATCGGGAATCTGCAATTACATATTCAGCAAATCCTCCATCTACACTATATCCTCCATTCTGTTGGGCTTCACAAAGCGTTTCCCAGCCTGTTATACAATAATCACAGCATCCACAGGCACTATATAACCAAGGAACTCCGACAGCATCACCTTCTTTTACCATAGCATCCGGACCACAAGCAACTACGATGCCAACACCTTCATGTCCCGGAATCAACGGCATTTTGGGTTTAGCCGGCCAGTCTCCGTCTACAGCATGTAAATCGGTATGACAGACTCCGCACGCCATTACTTTTACCAATACTTCATAACGGCCAGGTTCTCTTACCGGTACTTCCTGAATCTTTAATGGTTCTCCATAACCCTGGACAACCGCTGCTTTCATTGTTTTTGGAATCATATTTACTTTTATTTTAGTTTGAATTCTATATAAAATTCAAAATTTCATAATCAATACAAGGACACAAAAAATTCATTTGTATAATGCTGTTTTTAAGGCACCGAAATTCTTACACCATACTCGGATTATACTAACGGATAGTAAACAACTAAACCTTTCAGAATATTTATATCTTCCGGGTTTAGTTGCTCAAACACACTATTTAAAAAAAGCCTAATTTGTTTTTATTATAAGAGATCAGCATATTTTTGGTCTGGCGGTAATGGTCTAACATCATTTTATGATTTTCTCTTCCGATTCCGGATTGTTTATATCCTCCAAAAGGTGCTCCTGCCGGATAAGAATGATACTGATTCACCCATACCCTACCAGCCTCAACAGCTCTCGGAATACGATATAACTGATGTGCATCCCGTGTCCACACACCTGCTCCTAGTCCATAGATGGTATCGTTTGCAATAGCAATCGCCTCTTCTTCATTTTTAAAAGTTGTAACTGCCAGTACTGGTCCAAATATCTCTTCCTGAAAAATTCTCATCTTATTATTTCCCCTGAATAGTGTTGGCTGAATGTAGAATCCATCTTCCAGACCTTCCCCTACATTATTCACATCTCCACCAGTTAAGACTTCTGCACCTTCTTCTTTTCCGAGGTTGATATAAGATAATATTTTATCTTTCTGAATCTGGGAGGCCTGTGCTCCCATCATTACAGTCGGATCCAACGGATTTCCAACTTTAATTTTGTTCACACGGTCTATTACTCTTTCAATAAATGCATCATAAATGTCTTCCTGAACCAGTAATCTGGACGGACAAGTACAAATTTCACCCTGATTAAGAGCAAATAAAACGGCTCCTTCAATAGCTTTATCCAGAAACTCATCATCCGCATCCATTACCGAATTGAAGAATATATTAGGCGATTTGCCTCCTAATTCCAGTGTTACAGGAATAATGTTTTCTGTCGCATACTGCATAACCATACGGCCTGTTGCTGTAGATCCTGTAAATGCCGCTTTAGATACTTTAGGATTGGTAACCAATACACGACCAAGCTCTGCCCCAAAGCCATTAACAATATTTACAACGCCATCAGGAATAAGATCTCCGATTAGTTCCATTAAAACCATAATGGACACAGGTGTACTTTCTGCAGGCTTTAGAACCACACAGTTCCCTGCTGCTAATGCCGGCGCTAATTTCCACACAGCCATAAGAATCGGGAAGTTCCACGGAATAATCTGTGCTACAACTCCTAAAGGCTCATTTACAATTAATGAAACGGTATCTTTATCCAGCTCATTATGCGATCCTTCTTCTGCTCTAATCACGCTTGCAAAATATCTAAAATGATCAATTGCCAACGGAATATCCGCAGCCAGTGTTTCTCTGACAGCCTTACCATTATCTACCGTTTCTACAGCAGCAATATAATCCAGATTTTGTTCTATACGATCTGCAATTTTGTTCAGCATTACGCTTCGTTCTGTGGCAGATGTATTTTTCCACGATTTGAAAGCTTCATAGGCTGTATCAACTGCCAGTGCTATATCTTCCTTGGTGGAATGTGCAACTTTTGTAAAAATCTTTCCGTCTATTGGAGAAACTACATCGAAATATCCACCTAATACAGGGGCTGTAAATTTCCCACCGATATAATTATCATATTTTGCCTTGAATTCAGGTCTTTTTAGTGCTTTATCTTCTGCAAGCACAGCTTCTGTAGTACTCATAATTATTTTTTTTATCTCCTTCAACCGAAGTTATCTACTCTAAAACCAAACACATAGCATAATATTCCATTTTTATAGCACAATAATATTTACCTGTTAATTTTATCATTTCATTAACAGTACTTTATAGATATGTTTAATTTTTATTTAATACTTTTATAAGTCACAGTTAAAAAAAGGAGTTATGGAAAATGCAAAGTCTATGGTAAATACACTTACACTCTTACAAGAAGATCAGCTTTCTAATTTTATAGAAAATAAGACAACATTTGGTATGCAAAACTGTGAGTTCAGTATTTATGAAACCCACAGAAGTGCTTCTGATGTAAAGTTGAATTTTGAAAATCTTACTTTTACCGGAATGCTTCAGGGAAAAAAACGAATGAAACTGGACGGTAAAACAGATTATTTCGAATATCTTCCGGGGGAAAGTGTTCTGGTAGCTCCGGGTGAAACCATGATTATTGATTTTCCGGAAGCTGACAAAACACCATCTCAGTGTATTACATTAAGCTTTAATCCAGACTTTATAGAAAATTCTCTGAATGAACTTAACTTCCGCACGCCAAAAGTGGATGAGGCTTCTAGCTGGAATATTTCTATGGATGAATTCTATCTTTTTAATACTCCTGCTTTGGCACTTACAACCAATAATATTATCCGTATAGCTATGGATGACAATCCCCAAAAGGATGTTATGGCTGATTTTGCATTGAAAGAATTATTAATCCGGTTGATGCAGACACAAGGCCGAAATCTGGTTGAAAAGTGTATTATGAAAAGTAAATCCCACATTGGATTTGCTATTGAATTTATCAAAAAGAATCTGCACCAAAAACTTACAATAGATCAGATTGCAAATGTGGCCTATGTAAGCAAATCTAACTTCTTCAAAATGTTTAAAGAAGAATTGGGAATTTCACCTAACAGATTTATTCTGGCTGAGCGTATAAAAAAAGCAAAAGAGCTTCTGGCGAGACACGAAAGCATAAAAGAGGTTGCTTTCCAGACTGGTTTTTCGGACACCAATTACTTTACCCGAATTTTCCGACAGCATGAAGGAATCACTCCTAAAATATTTCAGGATTCTATAGAAATAAAATTCTAGGATTTTAAATTACAGGATTATTTTACCAGGTTATTGGTTTAGTATATTTATTAAGAATCTGTTTAATTTTAATTCAGAAAAATATTAGGCTTCGATAGTTCGCCAAGTTCAATATAGACTGGGCTCGGCCTGACATCTCTAAAAATGAAAATGTTTTGGGAGAATAATGTCACTTTTGTCTAAAGAGTATTAAACTTGTAGTGAATTTTCGTCTCTTCTTCCAT is a window of Elizabethkingia anophelis R26 DNA encoding:
- a CDS encoding AraC family transcriptional regulator, producing the protein MENAKSMVNTLTLLQEDQLSNFIENKTTFGMQNCEFSIYETHRSASDVKLNFENLTFTGMLQGKKRMKLDGKTDYFEYLPGESVLVAPGETMIIDFPEADKTPSQCITLSFNPDFIENSLNELNFRTPKVDEASSWNISMDEFYLFNTPALALTTNNIIRIAMDDNPQKDVMADFALKELLIRLMQTQGRNLVEKCIMKSKSHIGFAIEFIKKNLHQKLTIDQIANVAYVSKSNFFKMFKEELGISPNRFILAERIKKAKELLARHESIKEVAFQTGFSDTNYFTRIFRQHEGITPKIFQDSIEIKF